CGGCCCCTTCGGCCTTGGACGTGAAGACCTCGACCCGGTCGCCGTGGCTGAGTTCCGAGTTCAGCGGAACGAGCTTGCCGTTCACCCGGGCGCCGATGGTCCGGTGGCCGACCTCGGTGTGCACGGCGTAGGCGAAGTCGACGGGCGTGGCGCCGGCCGGCAGGGTCATGATCTCGCCCTTGGGCGTGAACACGAACACTTCGTTGGTGCTGATCTCGTGACGCAGGCTGTCCAGGAAGTCGCCCGGGTCCACCGTCTCGCGCTGCATGTCCACGAGCGACCGGAGCCAGCCCATCTCGCCCTCGCGAGGGGTGCCCGCCGCCCGTGCCTGGTGCTTGTACTTCCAGTGCGCCGCGACACCGTATTCGGCGTTGCGGTGCATCTCATGGGTGCGGATCTGGATCTCAACCGTCCTGCCGCCCGGGCCGATCACCGAGGTGTGCAGGGACATGTACATGTTGAACTTCGGGATGGCGATGTAGTCCTTGAAGCGCCCCGGAATCGGCTTCCACAGGGAATGGACCACACCGAGTGCGGCGTAACAGTCCTTGACGCTGTCCACCAGGACCCGCACGCCGAGCAGGTCGTTGATGTCGTCGAACTCCTTCTCCCGCACCACCATCTTCTGGTAGATGGAGTAGTAGTGCTTCGGCCGGCCCGTGATCGTCGCCTTGATGCGCGCTTCCCGCAGCTCTTCGGCCACCATCTCACGGATGCTGCCGAGCAGCTCCTCGCGCTCGGGGGTCCGGGCGCTGACCATCCGGACGAACTCCTCGTAGACCCGCGGGTAGAGGGCGGCGAAGGACAGGTCCTCCAGTTCCCACTTCACCGTGTTCATCCCGAGACGGTGGGCCAGCGGAGCGAAGATGTCCAGGGTCTCGCGGGCTTTCTTGGCCGACGACTCGGCGGAGACGAACCGCCAGGTCCGGGCGTTGTGCAGACGGTCGGCGAGCTTGATCATCAGGACGCGGATGTCCTTGGCCATGGCCACGACCATCTTGCGGACGGTCTCGGCCTGCGCGGCGTCGCCGTAGGTGACCTTGTCCAGCTTGGTCACACCGTCCACCAGCATGGCCACCTCGGGACCGAAGTCCTTGGAGAGCTGGTCCAGGGTGTAGTCGGTGTCCTCCACCGTGTCATGGAGCAGGGCCGCGGCCAGCGTGGTGCCGCTCATGCCGAGCTCGGCCAGGATGGTCGCCACGGCCACGGGGTGAGTGATGTACGGGTCGCCGCTCTTGCGCTTCTGGCCACGGTGGTGGAGTTCCGCGGTGTCATAGGCGCGCTGGAGGTATTCGAGATCCTCGCGCGGATTGTTGCTGCGCACCGTCCGGAGCAGCGGTTCGAGGATCGGCGAATAGCTCAGACCGCCCCGGCCTGTGAGGCGTGCCAGTCGTGAGAGCGTGCGCTCCCGCCGCCCCGGGAAGGTGGCCTTCGCCGCCGAATTGTCCACGGGGACGCCCACCACGGTGTGCCCCGGCGCCTGCAGGGCAGTGCGCTCCGCCGTCGTCGCGGGCGCCGCCGAGCGCTCGGCACCCACGGGTGCCTCATCCTCCGGGGTCGAACCCGGTGCTGAACCGTCCACCACAGTTGTTCCTCCCCACGGACTTAATTCACCAATTCTAATCCGTCCCCGCGGCTTAAAAGGACGAAAGGCCGTCCTCACCTGCAGGTGAAGACGGCCTTTCGGTGTCAGGACCGATCGACGGCGCCTCAGACGCCTTCGGCGACGGCCTCACTGCGGCCGCGCCGCTCGTGAACCTTCGCCGCCTGAGCCTTCAGCGCGGCCTCGCCGTGACGCAGCCACGCGTAGAGCGGCGCGGAGACGTACAGGGTGGCGAGGGTGCCGAGGATGATGCCCACGAACAGCGCGAGCGAGAGGTCGCGCAGGGTGCCCGCACCCAGCAGACCGGCCCCGATGAACAGGATCGCGGCCACCGGCAGGACAGCGACGACACTGGTGTTGATCGACCGGACCAGAGTCTGGTTGACCGCCAGGTTCACCTCCTCGTCGAAGGTGCGGCGCGTGGAGGTCAGCAGATCGGCGGTGTTCTCCCGGATCTTGTCGAAAACCACCACCGTGTCATATAGCGAGTAGCTCAGCACCGTCAGGAAGCCGATGATGGCGCTGGGGGTCACCTCGAAGTCACTGACGGCGTAGATGCCGGCCGTGATGATGAGCGTGACGGCCATGCCGGCCAGAGCCGCCAGGGACATCTTCCAGGTCCGGAAGTACAGCGCCATCAGCACCGCGGCGAGAAGCACGAAGATGATGAGACCGAGCAGGGCCTGCTGGCTCACATCGGCGCCCCAGGTCGGGCCGATGAAGGTCGAGGTGACCTTGTCGTCACCCACGCCGTAGGCCTTGGCCAGGCTGTCGCGGAGCTGCGTGGTCTGCTCATCCGTCAGCTTGTCCGTCTGGACGCGCATGGTGTCGCCGGCGATGTTGGCGACACGCGGGGCGGACCCCTGCACGACCTGCCGCACCGCGTCCTCGCCGAGGCGCTGATCGGTGCTGTGGACATTGGAGATGGTGAACTCGGAGCCGCCCCGGAACTCGATGCCGAGGTTGAAGCCGCCCTTGAGCACGGGCACCATGATGGAGAGCAGGACCGCCACACCGGCGATCAGCATCCAGAGCTTCTTGCGTCCCACGAAGTCGTAGGAACGCTTACCGGTGTAGAGCTCGTTGCCGAAACGTGCGAA
This portion of the Arthrobacter woluwensis genome encodes:
- a CDS encoding RelA/SpoT family protein — encoded protein: MVGVPVDNSAAKATFPGRRERTLSRLARLTGRGGLSYSPILEPLLRTVRSNNPREDLEYLQRAYDTAELHHRGQKRKSGDPYITHPVAVATILAELGMSGTTLAAALLHDTVEDTDYTLDQLSKDFGPEVAMLVDGVTKLDKVTYGDAAQAETVRKMVVAMAKDIRVLMIKLADRLHNARTWRFVSAESSAKKARETLDIFAPLAHRLGMNTVKWELEDLSFAALYPRVYEEFVRMVSARTPEREELLGSIREMVAEELREARIKATITGRPKHYYSIYQKMVVREKEFDDINDLLGVRVLVDSVKDCYAALGVVHSLWKPIPGRFKDYIAIPKFNMYMSLHTSVIGPGGRTVEIQIRTHEMHRNAEYGVAAHWKYKHQARAAGTPREGEMGWLRSLVDMQRETVDPGDFLDSLRHEISTNEVFVFTPKGEIMTLPAGATPVDFAYAVHTEVGHRTIGARVNGKLVPLNSELSHGDRVEVFTSKAEGAGPSQDWQHFVKSARARNKIRQWFTKERREESIEKGKEMLTRAMRKQSLPLTKVLTPENLTYLADAFKYVDVAGLYAGIGDGHISTQSVVERAMERLTEPAQAEAEEEFTPARTHSPSGRVSDAGVIVRGVDDVWVKLARCCSPVPPDAIVGYVTRGSGISVHRSDCPNALALAHEPERFVDVEWAPTRSSIYLVQIQVEALDRKSLLMDVTKVLSENHVNILEASVHTSKDRLAISRFAFEMGDPKYLDHILNAVRRIDGVFDVYRTGGGQRR
- the secF gene encoding protein translocase subunit SecF; translated protein: MSTVFARFGNELYTGKRSYDFVGRKKLWMLIAGVAVLLSIMVPVLKGGFNLGIEFRGGSEFTISNVHSTDQRLGEDAVRQVVQGSAPRVANIAGDTMRVQTDKLTDEQTTQLRDSLAKAYGVGDDKVTSTFIGPTWGADVSQQALLGLIIFVLLAAVLMALYFRTWKMSLAALAGMAVTLIITAGIYAVSDFEVTPSAIIGFLTVLSYSLYDTVVVFDKIRENTADLLTSTRRTFDEEVNLAVNQTLVRSINTSVVAVLPVAAILFIGAGLLGAGTLRDLSLALFVGIILGTLATLYVSAPLYAWLRHGEAALKAQAAKVHERRGRSEAVAEGV